A genomic segment from Acidobacteriota bacterium encodes:
- a CDS encoding helix-turn-helix transcriptional regulator, with protein MSIIVNLDVQLAKRKMKLNELSETVGISPQNLSVLKTGKAKAIRFSTLDKLCSTLECTPGDLLEYRPDD; from the coding sequence ATGTCCATCATCGTCAATCTCGATGTGCAGCTGGCGAAACGGAAGATGAAGCTCAACGAGCTGTCGGAGACCGTCGGCATCTCTCCGCAGAACCTCTCGGTATTGAAGACGGGTAAGGCGAAAGCGATCCGTTTCTCCACCCTCGACAAGCTCTGCAGCACTCTCGAGTGCACGCCTGGAGATCTCTTGGAGTACAGGCCGGACGACTGA
- a CDS encoding sensor domain-containing diguanylate cyclase, producing MNDERVSLYRQAVEALRRGQFDVDIPVGAPDAISDLGTALRGLIETLRKDREQSATLANVTKSVNEGLVIDEVLDHVYENFFSLIPYHRIGLALIEQDRETVRAFWARSEVSDIRLPVGYSAGLAGSSLESIIRTGRPRILNDLVGYLENNPKSDSTRRIVEEGIRSSLTCPLMVKGEPVGFIFFSSTERNAYREEHQEIFLKIADQLALALEKGRIYKDLLDTTAALRKARDALETEATRDSLTGLWNRRSILELLRRELARAEREQQPLSAIMIDIDHFKQINDRVGHPAGDEVLREVTGRVTSALRTADILGRIGGEEFLIILCPGDEQTAFDVMERARRACELEPFRIDSGELDVTISLGAAVVEECEDIDYSEILKTADHALYRAKEGGRNRSEAEKM from the coding sequence TTGAACGACGAAAGGGTATCGCTGTACCGACAGGCAGTAGAGGCGCTCCGCAGAGGACAGTTCGACGTCGACATCCCGGTTGGAGCGCCAGATGCTATTTCGGATCTCGGGACGGCCCTGCGGGGCCTGATCGAGACGCTGAGGAAGGATCGTGAACAATCCGCAACCCTGGCGAATGTCACAAAGAGCGTCAACGAGGGCTTGGTGATTGACGAGGTCCTGGACCACGTATACGAAAACTTTTTTTCTTTGATTCCCTACCATCGAATAGGACTCGCGCTGATCGAGCAGGACAGGGAAACAGTGCGCGCCTTTTGGGCCCGCTCGGAGGTATCGGATATCAGGCTTCCGGTAGGCTACAGCGCCGGCCTCGCCGGCAGCAGTCTCGAGTCGATCATCCGTACCGGGCGGCCTCGAATTCTCAACGATCTGGTCGGCTACCTCGAGAATAATCCCAAATCCGACTCGACGCGACGCATCGTGGAGGAAGGGATTCGCTCGAGTCTCACGTGTCCGCTGATGGTGAAGGGCGAGCCAGTCGGCTTCATCTTCTTTTCGAGCACCGAACGGAACGCCTATCGGGAAGAGCATCAGGAGATCTTTCTGAAGATTGCGGATCAGCTCGCTTTGGCGCTCGAGAAGGGCCGTATCTACAAGGATTTGCTCGACACTACTGCGGCACTCCGCAAGGCCCGAGACGCCCTCGAAACCGAAGCAACACGAGACAGCCTCACCGGGCTGTGGAACCGGCGTTCGATACTGGAGTTGCTGCGGCGGGAACTCGCACGGGCGGAGCGCGAACAACAACCGCTGTCCGCGATCATGATAGATATCGATCACTTCAAACAAATCAACGATCGCGTCGGTCATCCCGCGGGTGACGAAGTGCTCAGAGAGGTGACTGGTCGGGTGACTTCGGCCCTCCGGACGGCCGACATTCTCGGGCGAATCGGGGGAGAGGAGTTCTTGATCATCCTGTGCCCGGGCGACGAGCAGACGGCCTTTGACGTCATGGAGAGGGCGCGTCGGGCGTGCGAATTGGAGCCGTTTCGCATTGATTCTGGCGAACTTGACGTGACCATCAGTCTTGGGGCGGCAGTGGTCGAAGAATGCGAAGATATAGATTATTCAGAGATCCTCAAGACTGCGGATCACGCTCTCTACCGTGCGAAAGAAGGCGGGAGGAATCGATCCGAGGCCGAGAAGATGTGA
- the deoD gene encoding purine-nucleoside phosphorylase, protein MATIHLNADPGDFAGTVLMPGDPLRAKYIAEAFLEGARLVTDVRNMLGFTGTYRGREVSVMAHGMGIPSASIYCTELVRDFGVERILRVGSCGTVHPDVELRDIVIAMGASTDSGVNRMRFGGYDLAAIASFDLLRKVVRTAEEQGLRFHVGNVFSADLFYPADTSQLELMERNNILGVEMETAGIYAIAAELGAEALAICTVSDDIKTGAKLSSKERQTSFDAMIELALDAAVPA, encoded by the coding sequence GTGGCCACCATTCACTTGAATGCCGATCCCGGCGATTTCGCCGGCACGGTTCTGATGCCCGGCGATCCGTTGCGGGCGAAGTACATCGCGGAGGCCTTTCTCGAAGGTGCCCGGTTGGTCACCGACGTCCGCAACATGCTCGGTTTCACCGGGACGTATCGTGGGCGGGAAGTATCCGTCATGGCCCACGGGATGGGCATCCCCTCGGCGTCGATCTACTGTACCGAGCTGGTCAGAGACTTCGGTGTCGAACGAATCCTCCGGGTCGGGAGCTGCGGAACCGTCCACCCGGACGTCGAGCTCCGCGACATCGTGATTGCGATGGGTGCGTCGACGGATTCAGGCGTCAACCGGATGCGCTTCGGCGGCTACGACCTGGCGGCAATCGCCAGCTTCGATCTCCTGAGAAAAGTCGTGCGCACGGCCGAGGAGCAGGGGCTCCGCTTCCACGTCGGAAACGTCTTTTCGGCCGATCTCTTCTACCCGGCCGACACCTCGCAGCTCGAGTTGATGGAGAGAAACAACATCCTCGGTGTCGAGATGGAAACCGCCGGCATCTACGCGATCGCCGCGGAGCTCGGTGCCGAGGCGCTGGCGATCTGCACCGTGAGCGACGACATCAAAACCGGTGCGAAGCTGTCGTCCAAAGAGCGCCAGACATCCTTCGATGCGATGATCGAGCTGGCCCTGGATGCCGCGGTGCCAGCCTGA
- a CDS encoding tetratricopeptide repeat protein — MKRWFWAILVSVVLVAAGLTLVAFPRDPEWTSSSADASAEFTAGEDALRKVYTEEAAKHFRRALELDSDFLVAKWRLSQMMRPDESEQQRQLTEEVLKADLSSVTARERCMISYWRAAWNDQGDESARILDACIEEIPNDPYPLAWKAGRAWRAGHLEEAERLYQELLAIDPNWVVAYNALGYIKMMQTAFNEAEESFKSYRFIAPEQANPHDSLGELFMTIGRYSEAEESFEKAIEVRPDFWASYEHLAVLKSYTGDFAAVRGVIDRAAATGMPEPRLRKMSCRATYAEMAAKDRWKEILDQHDGPCVEGFFDGLSALLTHRAACETGDWRMARTIEDEAMGLLIDAEKDGNGELVRAFRAGLLHMQGIRAAFEGDLPAAQQRFQAADELLTFIAVDDGMYKLYNRMLLAETLLTDGKDAEAHSLLASIRSVNPAMVEDFEESGFRFLGLDRG, encoded by the coding sequence ATGAAACGCTGGTTCTGGGCGATTCTCGTATCCGTGGTACTGGTAGCGGCAGGCCTGACGCTGGTCGCGTTCCCAAGGGACCCCGAGTGGACATCTTCTTCCGCCGACGCAAGTGCCGAGTTCACAGCCGGAGAAGACGCTCTGCGCAAAGTCTACACCGAAGAGGCTGCCAAACATTTCCGGCGCGCCCTCGAGCTCGACTCCGACTTTCTGGTGGCAAAGTGGCGCCTTTCCCAGATGATGCGGCCGGACGAATCGGAGCAACAGAGACAGCTCACCGAAGAGGTGCTGAAGGCTGATCTTTCGTCGGTAACGGCGCGAGAGCGGTGCATGATCAGCTATTGGCGCGCAGCTTGGAACGATCAGGGAGATGAGTCCGCGCGGATACTGGATGCGTGCATCGAGGAAATTCCGAACGATCCGTACCCGCTCGCGTGGAAGGCCGGGAGGGCCTGGCGCGCCGGACATCTCGAGGAAGCGGAACGTCTCTACCAAGAGCTCTTGGCGATCGATCCGAACTGGGTGGTCGCGTACAACGCCCTCGGATATATCAAGATGATGCAAACCGCATTCAACGAGGCTGAGGAGAGCTTCAAGAGCTACCGGTTCATCGCCCCCGAACAGGCGAACCCTCACGACTCGCTCGGCGAGCTCTTCATGACGATCGGCCGTTACAGCGAAGCCGAGGAGTCGTTCGAGAAGGCAATCGAGGTCAGACCTGACTTCTGGGCTTCGTACGAGCACCTCGCCGTCCTGAAGTCGTACACCGGAGATTTCGCTGCGGTTCGGGGGGTGATCGATCGCGCTGCCGCCACCGGCATGCCAGAGCCTCGCCTGCGCAAGATGAGCTGCCGTGCGACCTACGCGGAGATGGCGGCGAAGGATCGATGGAAGGAGATTCTCGACCAACACGACGGTCCGTGCGTCGAAGGGTTCTTCGACGGACTCTCCGCTCTCCTCACCCACCGCGCAGCCTGCGAGACCGGTGATTGGAGGATGGCCAGAACCATCGAAGACGAGGCGATGGGCCTCCTCATCGACGCGGAGAAAGACGGCAACGGGGAACTCGTGAGAGCCTTCCGGGCGGGTCTCCTCCACATGCAGGGCATTCGGGCAGCATTCGAAGGGGATCTCCCCGCAGCTCAGCAGCGTTTTCAGGCGGCCGATGAGCTCCTGACCTTTATCGCAGTGGATGACGGTATGTACAAGCTTTACAACCGCATGCTGCTCGCAGAAACTCTGCTTACCGACGGCAAGGACGCCGAGGCACACAGCCTTCTCGCCAGCATTCGAAGCGTCAATCCGGCGATGGTCGAGGACTTCGAGGAGTCCGGTTTCAGGTTCCTGGGTCTCGATCGCGGCTGA
- a CDS encoding group 1 truncated hemoglobin, with product MKSKSTLILSIFVAATLAAGAAFANDTPTVAEQMAGLQQMCTDTAQARAQRQAERPLYDRLGGYEKINDFTREVVRLHKVNPDIKDLFEYVDSERLATSVADFASAGTGGPQKYAGRSMPAAHANLKLTDADFLSAGGDIITAMKTMGYGQDEIDEFVCILVSLKDQVILD from the coding sequence ATGAAATCGAAATCCACATTGATTCTCAGCATTTTCGTTGCGGCAACGCTGGCCGCAGGCGCGGCATTCGCCAACGACACTCCGACCGTCGCCGAGCAGATGGCCGGGTTGCAGCAGATGTGCACCGACACCGCCCAGGCGCGTGCCCAGAGGCAGGCCGAAAGACCGCTTTACGACCGGCTTGGCGGGTACGAAAAGATCAACGATTTCACGCGAGAGGTCGTTCGCCTGCACAAGGTCAACCCGGACATCAAAGATCTATTCGAGTACGTCGACAGCGAGAGGTTGGCCACATCGGTTGCCGATTTCGCCTCCGCCGGCACTGGCGGGCCGCAGAAGTACGCCGGGCGATCCATGCCCGCAGCCCATGCCAATCTGAAGCTGACGGATGCGGATTTCCTCTCTGCCGGTGGTGACATCATCACGGCCATGAAGACCATGGGCTACGGCCAGGACGAGATCGACGAGTTCGTCTGCATCCTGGTATCGCTCAAGGATCAGGTCATCCTCGATTAA
- a CDS encoding dipeptidase, producing the protein MKFEKFSIAAVLTCVALTSGCRQAAQKPPATETDLRARAERLAQDTLILDTHIDLPYRLNEKPEDVAVRTEGGHFDLVRARQGGLNAAFMSIYVPASLQEKDGARELADKLIDLVEGIEEEAPGDFAVARSVDDVQRLFSEGVFALPMGIENGAAIEDDLGALGHFFDRGVRYMTLAHSEPNLICDSSYSEDRRWNGLSPFGREVVAEMNRLGIMVDISHVTDETFYQAIEISTAPMIASHSCCRFFTPGFERNMTDDMITRLAEAGGVIQIAFAPGFLNEAAQKQSTDLWATMRTFMEENQVAMGSPEFNQRIDRYWQENPKVETTVSDVADHIEHIIQLVGVDHVGVGSDFDGISDTPTGLEDVSAYPALIEELLRRGLSDEEIRKITGGNLLRVWSEVERHAAGI; encoded by the coding sequence ATGAAATTCGAAAAATTCAGCATCGCGGCAGTTCTCACCTGCGTGGCGTTGACCTCCGGGTGTCGGCAGGCAGCTCAGAAACCGCCTGCGACCGAGACCGACCTCAGAGCCCGGGCGGAGCGCCTCGCCCAGGACACCCTGATTCTCGACACCCACATCGACCTTCCATACCGGCTGAACGAAAAGCCGGAAGATGTCGCGGTCCGCACCGAGGGCGGTCATTTTGACCTCGTTCGTGCGCGCCAGGGGGGCCTGAACGCCGCCTTCATGTCGATCTACGTGCCGGCTTCGCTGCAGGAGAAGGACGGCGCCCGCGAGCTGGCGGACAAACTGATCGATTTGGTCGAGGGTATCGAAGAGGAGGCGCCCGGTGATTTCGCCGTCGCGCGCTCGGTCGACGACGTGCAGCGGCTCTTTTCGGAGGGCGTATTCGCCCTGCCGATGGGGATCGAAAACGGAGCCGCCATCGAGGACGATCTTGGCGCCCTCGGACATTTCTTCGACCGAGGTGTGCGCTACATGACGCTCGCCCACTCCGAGCCCAACCTGATCTGTGACTCCTCCTACTCCGAAGACCGACGGTGGAACGGACTCAGCCCGTTCGGCCGTGAGGTCGTGGCTGAGATGAATCGCCTCGGCATCATGGTCGACATCTCGCACGTCACCGACGAGACCTTTTACCAGGCGATCGAGATCTCCACTGCACCGATGATCGCGTCGCATTCATGCTGCCGCTTTTTCACACCCGGCTTCGAACGGAACATGACCGACGATATGATCACCCGCCTGGCCGAGGCCGGTGGCGTCATCCAGATCGCCTTCGCTCCCGGCTTCCTCAACGAGGCTGCCCAGAAACAGTCGACCGATCTGTGGGCCACCATGAGAACCTTCATGGAAGAGAACCAGGTCGCGATGGGGAGCCCCGAGTTCAACCAGCGGATCGACCGCTACTGGCAAGAGAATCCGAAGGTCGAAACGACGGTCAGCGACGTCGCCGATCACATCGAGCACATCATTCAGCTGGTCGGCGTCGATCATGTCGGCGTTGGCTCCGATTTCGATGGTATCTCGGACACGCCGACCGGCCTCGAGGACGTTTCCGCGTACCCGGCGCTGATCGAGGAGCTTCTCCGGCGTGGCCTGAGCGATGAGGAGATCCGCAAGATCACCGGCGGGAATCTCCTGCGAGTGTGGTCCGAAGTGGAACGGCACGCAGCCGGGATCTAG
- a CDS encoding alpha/beta hydrolase: MGTRRDRRTVETLVLSIGVLGFVLTGCASAPAELPRVSPVQTIVFVHGAWGGGWQYVRVEPLLERAGYRVYRPTMTGLGERVHLAGPEVDLSTHIEDIVNVFEFEDLHDVVLVGHSYGGMVIAGVADRAPERIAKLIYFDAILPEDGDSVERLFGDAINDMAIAGADGAEPWQLVPLWVEEGKKPPVDVPQPIRTFTEQIVLANPDAGELPAAYLLTVEAGKETDTFDVFADRARARGWMVFTMEGGHNPHWFQPEEFVDVLVRVMREGG; this comes from the coding sequence ATGGGAACCCGTCGTGATCGTCGAACGGTCGAAACTCTGGTGCTGTCGATCGGTGTGTTGGGGTTCGTGCTGACAGGATGTGCGTCGGCCCCGGCCGAACTGCCGAGGGTGAGTCCTGTACAAACTATCGTCTTCGTTCACGGCGCCTGGGGCGGCGGATGGCAGTACGTCAGGGTGGAGCCCCTGCTCGAGCGGGCGGGGTACAGGGTGTACCGCCCGACCATGACCGGGCTCGGCGAGAGGGTTCACCTTGCCGGCCCCGAGGTCGACCTGTCGACGCATATCGAGGACATCGTGAATGTGTTCGAGTTCGAGGATCTTCACGATGTCGTGCTAGTGGGGCACAGCTACGGCGGTATGGTGATCGCCGGAGTTGCGGATAGAGCTCCCGAACGGATCGCGAAGCTCATCTACTTTGACGCAATCCTGCCCGAGGACGGCGACTCGGTCGAGCGGCTGTTTGGCGACGCCATAAACGACATGGCGATTGCGGGTGCCGACGGCGCAGAGCCATGGCAGCTGGTTCCGCTGTGGGTGGAGGAGGGGAAGAAACCGCCGGTCGATGTTCCACAGCCGATCCGTACCTTCACCGAACAGATCGTGCTCGCCAATCCGGACGCCGGGGAGCTCCCGGCAGCCTACCTTCTGACAGTCGAAGCGGGCAAGGAAACCGACACCTTCGATGTCTTTGCCGACCGCGCCCGCGCACGCGGCTGGATGGTGTTCACAATGGAGGGCGGCCACAATCCCCATTGGTTCCAACCCGAGGAATTCGTAGACGTGCTGGTACGAGTCATGCGAGAGGGAGGCTGA
- a CDS encoding serine hydrolase — translation MRRFVAILAFVVLAGAAWAGDDPKSIAGDPRIEDAIAAWAAWVENDLGESGVPAASYAFVHGQEVLASGGIGLADPASGKKADENTLYSICSISKLFTSIAVMRLRDAGALDLDDGIGEHLSWFDSLTDAHPDDEPISIRNVLTHSAGLPRESDSPYWSGPDFDFPTSEQIRERLGTQETLYPSGRYFQYSNLGMALLGEVVAESSGRTWSEVVQQDILAPLGMTDTYTSVPEASETGRLAAGFAARRGSPERERLGLFDCEGIAPAAGMASTASNLAKFARWQLRLRAEGGDQVLRASTLREMQRVHWVDPDWKTTWGLGFSVVQRDGSTWVRHGGACPGYYTEFAILPKEELGIIVLTNAIGSNISHYVRKAKAVLAPAAEAATSESDELPERGADLDRFTGVYDSVWGRDAIIGWKDGLAVVRLGSREIDPEVWIQPLKRVEGNVFRRVRADDESLGEEWIFETDEDGQVVSVTAHSFPMHRVR, via the coding sequence ATGCGTCGATTTGTTGCGATTCTGGCGTTTGTCGTGCTGGCTGGAGCGGCCTGGGCCGGGGACGATCCGAAGTCCATAGCCGGTGATCCGAGGATCGAGGACGCGATTGCGGCCTGGGCCGCGTGGGTCGAAAACGACCTCGGAGAATCCGGCGTCCCAGCGGCTTCCTATGCTTTCGTCCATGGGCAGGAGGTCCTGGCCTCCGGGGGCATTGGCCTCGCCGACCCTGCCTCCGGAAAGAAGGCCGACGAGAACACGTTGTACTCGATCTGCTCGATCTCCAAGCTCTTCACCTCGATCGCGGTCATGCGGCTCCGTGACGCGGGTGCGCTGGATCTGGACGATGGCATCGGCGAGCACCTGTCGTGGTTCGATTCGCTGACCGACGCGCATCCGGACGACGAGCCGATCTCGATCCGCAACGTCTTGACCCACTCGGCGGGTTTACCGAGGGAGTCGGACTCGCCGTACTGGTCCGGCCCCGACTTCGACTTCCCGACCTCCGAGCAGATCCGTGAGCGGTTGGGCACGCAGGAGACGCTCTATCCGTCGGGCCGGTACTTCCAGTACTCGAACCTCGGCATGGCCCTCCTCGGGGAGGTCGTCGCCGAGAGCTCCGGCCGCACGTGGTCGGAGGTCGTACAGCAGGACATCCTGGCCCCGCTCGGCATGACCGATACCTACACCTCGGTGCCCGAGGCCTCCGAGACCGGCCGACTCGCTGCCGGGTTCGCCGCCCGGCGCGGGAGCCCGGAACGCGAGCGGCTCGGGCTGTTCGACTGCGAGGGTATCGCACCTGCGGCGGGGATGGCATCGACCGCCTCCAACCTGGCGAAATTCGCCCGTTGGCAGCTGCGCCTGCGTGCGGAGGGGGGCGACCAGGTGCTGCGTGCGTCGACCTTGCGCGAGATGCAGCGCGTCCACTGGGTCGACCCCGACTGGAAGACCACCTGGGGCCTGGGCTTCTCGGTGGTGCAGCGGGACGGCTCGACCTGGGTGAGGCACGGTGGCGCTTGTCCCGGCTACTACACCGAGTTCGCCATCCTTCCCAAGGAGGAGCTGGGCATCATCGTGCTGACCAACGCGATCGGATCGAATATTTCGCACTATGTGCGCAAGGCGAAGGCGGTGCTCGCGCCCGCGGCGGAAGCCGCCACGAGCGAATCCGACGAACTTCCCGAGAGGGGTGCGGATCTCGATCGCTTCACCGGTGTCTACGATTCGGTGTGGGGACGGGACGCAATCATTGGCTGGAAGGATGGGCTTGCGGTGGTCCGGCTGGGGAGTCGAGAAATCGATCCGGAGGTCTGGATTCAGCCGCTGAAACGGGTCGAGGGCAACGTCTTCCGCCGTGTGCGCGCGGACGATGAGAGCCTGGGCGAGGAGTGGATCTTCGAGACCGACGAGGACGGCCAAGTCGTGTCCGTCACCGCGCACAGCTTTCCGATGCACCGCGTGCGGTAG
- a CDS encoding S9 family peptidase: MRIACCSLVCTALFVSPLLPAEESQTLQPEDEMKQVKVGSPAVSPNGDWIAYSVTRYCPNSEKNVGDIFLVSIDGTQRRQLTSDPGVESDYSWSPDGSTVVFSAKRGNDEKSQIYTIRIDGGEARRITDAEKGAANPLWSPDGGLIAFTSSVGELHTEEQREAFGDVRYVEHPRFYHLGPGWDDGARKRIFVIPADGGEARQLTDGECSDEGDHSMVWSPDSTEIAYVSNRSPEWWNTIDTNIYVVDVATGKSRQLTSNVGPDHSPAYSPDGKWIAHRASYEYNYESENYKIHLVPRAGGAPRVLTEDLDRTVRSIAWGPDSDRVYFTASSHGSRDLRWVDIDAPDQFHDVTSGEIISSFKVMDDDRFVLHAPTDVTPSEIWVVIGGEKKQLTTEASEWWKGRTVSPSEEIWVNSTDGAKIQGWLIRPVGYREGSRVPLILSIHGGPHGMYAPSFRFDYQLLANHGFAVLYANPRGSDGYGQAFANSIHSDWHTKPFADLMAFVDHVVEMGVADPKALGVTGGSYGGYMTNWVIGHTDRFAAAVSSAGLSNMVSFFGTTDEQFFAEKEMAGVPWRSREVYLSNSPLWAAESFTTPTMILHGFDDWRVRPEQGVQLFHALQKMGVPSVYVSFPGEQHGVRKTAHRVLRDRLALEWFAHWLKGEPVELATYIQPRAYVHPPTAMTSND, translated from the coding sequence GTGAGAATCGCTTGTTGTTCGCTGGTGTGCACCGCACTGTTCGTGTCGCCCCTCCTGCCGGCTGAGGAGTCCCAGACGCTGCAGCCGGAAGATGAGATGAAACAGGTGAAGGTGGGGTCGCCAGCCGTCTCGCCGAACGGCGACTGGATCGCCTACTCGGTGACCCGATACTGCCCCAACTCGGAGAAGAACGTCGGGGACATTTTCCTGGTGTCTATCGACGGAACCCAGCGCCGTCAGCTGACCAGTGATCCGGGTGTTGAGAGCGACTACAGCTGGAGCCCGGACGGCTCGACGGTGGTCTTCTCGGCCAAGCGGGGAAATGACGAGAAGAGCCAGATCTATACCATCAGGATCGACGGTGGCGAGGCGCGCAGAATCACGGATGCGGAGAAGGGGGCTGCGAACCCGCTGTGGTCGCCGGACGGGGGCCTCATCGCCTTCACCTCGTCGGTCGGCGAGCTCCACACGGAGGAGCAGCGAGAGGCTTTCGGCGATGTGCGCTACGTGGAACATCCCCGTTTCTATCACCTCGGTCCGGGTTGGGACGACGGTGCGCGCAAGCGAATCTTCGTCATTCCGGCCGACGGCGGTGAGGCCCGGCAGCTGACCGACGGCGAGTGTTCGGACGAGGGCGACCACTCGATGGTATGGAGCCCGGACTCGACCGAGATCGCCTACGTGTCGAACCGTTCGCCGGAGTGGTGGAACACCATCGATACCAATATCTACGTGGTAGATGTCGCTACCGGGAAGAGCCGCCAGCTGACCTCCAACGTCGGCCCGGATCACAGCCCGGCCTACAGCCCGGACGGCAAATGGATCGCCCACCGGGCGAGCTACGAGTACAACTACGAGAGCGAGAACTACAAGATCCACCTGGTTCCGCGCGCAGGAGGCGCACCACGGGTGCTGACCGAAGACCTGGACCGCACCGTGCGATCGATCGCCTGGGGACCGGACAGCGACCGCGTCTATTTCACCGCCTCGAGCCACGGTTCGCGCGACCTCCGGTGGGTCGACATCGATGCCCCCGACCAATTCCACGACGTGACCTCCGGGGAAATCATCTCCAGCTTCAAGGTGATGGACGACGATCGTTTCGTGCTGCACGCGCCGACCGACGTGACGCCGAGTGAGATCTGGGTGGTTATCGGTGGCGAGAAGAAACAGCTCACGACGGAAGCCTCGGAGTGGTGGAAGGGCCGCACGGTGAGCCCGTCGGAGGAGATCTGGGTGAACTCCACCGACGGCGCGAAGATCCAGGGCTGGCTCATCCGTCCGGTCGGCTACCGCGAGGGCTCCAGGGTGCCGTTGATTCTCAGCATCCACGGAGGCCCGCACGGGATGTACGCGCCGAGCTTCCGATTCGACTATCAGCTCCTGGCCAACCACGGGTTCGCGGTGCTCTACGCCAATCCTCGCGGCTCGGACGGCTACGGACAGGCTTTCGCGAACTCGATCCACTCCGACTGGCACACCAAGCCGTTCGCCGACCTCATGGCGTTCGTCGATCACGTGGTCGAGATGGGCGTGGCCGACCCGAAGGCCTTGGGCGTCACCGGGGGGTCGTACGGCGGTTACATGACCAACTGGGTCATCGGCCACACCGATCGGTTTGCCGCCGCCGTCTCCAGCGCGGGCTTGAGCAACATGGTGTCCTTCTTCGGCACCACGGACGAGCAGTTCTTTGCCGAGAAGGAGATGGCCGGCGTGCCGTGGCGCAGCAGGGAGGTCTACCTCTCCAACTCGCCGCTGTGGGCAGCCGAGAGCTTCACCACTCCGACCATGATCCTGCACGGATTCGACGACTGGCGGGTACGCCCGGAGCAGGGCGTGCAGCTGTTCCACGCGCTGCAAAAGATGGGCGTGCCGTCGGTCTACGTCAGCTTTCCCGGTGAGCAGCACGGGGTACGGAAGACGGCTCACCGCGTGTTGCGCGATCGTCTCGCCCTGGAGTGGTTCGCCCACTGGCTGAAGGGGGAACCGGTGGAGCTCGCGACCTATATCCAACCGAGGGCCTATGTTCATCCGCCGACAGCGATGACGTCGAACGACTGA